Genomic segment of Streptomyces zhihengii:
TGCCAGTCCTCCGGCAGTTCGGGGAGCAGTTCGTGCCGGGCCGTCTCGGTGTCGGAACGGGAAGCGCTCATGGATCCATGATGGTCCCGCCGCCGTGGCCGGGCAGCCCGGGCGGGAGCGGCGCGGGCCTCCTGCCGAGGCGGGGGCGGCGCGGGGCTCATGCCTCATACGGGAGCCGTGACGGGGACGGCGCGGGGCTCGCGCGGACGCCGTGACGGGGGCGGCCGGAGCGGGGTGGCGAAAATATTTTTGCAGGGTCTGCACTTTTGCATATCATGCAGCCCGTGACGGAGAAGAGTGCCGCGGGCAACGGTTTGCGGGAGCGCAAGAAGCGGGCGACCCGCGCCGCTCTCGTGGAGGCGGCGCTGCGGATCGCGGCGGAGCACGGGGCGGAGAACGTCACCGTGGAGACCGTCAGCGAGGCCGCGGGCGTCTCCCCGCGCACGTTCTTCAACTACTTCGACACCCGTGACGACGTGTTCGTCATGATCGACGCCGAGTCGAGCGCCCGGGTGCGCCGGGCCGTACGCGAGGCGCCGCCCGCCGTGCCGCCCCTGGAGGTGCTGCGCGACGCGCTCGCGGCCGAGCTGGCCGAGGTCGAGGAGCAGCACGAGCTGTGGGCGCTGCGCGCGGAGGTGCTGCACCGGTCGCCGCATCTGCTGGCCCGCAGCCTGGGCGCCCACATGGCCGACGAGCTCGACCTCGCCGACGTCCTGGCCGCCCGCATGGAGCACGCCGGGCCCGCCGCGGGCCCGGAAGCCGATCCCGCCCAGGGCCCCGGACACCCCGACAACCCCGCCGCGGGAGCAGCGCCGCCGGAGCACCCCGCGGGGACCGCCCCCGTGACGGAGGACCCCGGGGTCACCGCCGCCGGGCCGGAGCACCCCGCGGGGACCGCCGCGCCGCCCCTGGCGGGGGACGCGCAGGGCACGCCGGACCCCTGCACGGCGGGGCGGGACGGCGGGCCGGGCTCCGAGCTGTATCCGCGTCTGCTGGCCGCCGTGGGCGCCGCCGCCGTGCGGGTCGCCGTGGAGCACTGGTGCGCCCGGCGGGACCGGCTCGCCTTCACCGACGTCTTCCGCCGGACCTTCGACCTGCTCGCCGCCGGGCTGGCCCAGCCGCCCGGGGCGGGCGCCGACTGACCCCCTCCCCGCCGGACCGCCCACGACCGCCCCCGACCCGGGGCCGGCGGGCGGCCCCGCGATCCGGGACTGGTGGTTGCCTGGGGCATTCACCGCTCCCGGGACCTCCCCGACCGACAGCAACCGACCCACCGAGAGAGATGTCGTGACCGCAACACCGGCGCCCGCCGAGGCGCCACCCACGTCCATGACCGAACGCCAGATACTCCAGGCCATGTCGGGCCTGATGGCCGGCATGTTCGTCGCCATCCTGGCCGGCACCGTGGTGGCCAACGCGCTGCCCCGGATCATCGCCGACCTGGGGGCCAGCCAGTCGGCCTACACCTGGGTCGTCGTCTCCGAACTGCTCGCCATGACGGCCACCGTGCCGCTCTGGGGCAAGCTGTCGGACCTCTACAACAAGAAGCTGCTGCTCCAGCTCTCCCTCGGCATGTTCGTCGTCGGGTCGCTGCTGGCCGGCTTCTCCCACGGCGTCGAGCTGCTGATCTTCAGCCGCGTCGTCCAGGGCATCGGCGCGGGTGGGCTGACCGCCCTGGCGCAGGTCGTCATGGCCGCCGTGATCCCGCCGCGGCGGCTCGGCAAGTACGCCGGCATCTTCGGCGCCGTCTTCGCCGTGGGCACCGTGGCCGGACCGCTGATCGGCGGTGTCATGGTGGACACCTCGTGGCTCGGCTGGCGCTGGTGCTTCTTCATCGGCGTGCCGTTCGCGCTGCTGGCGATCGTGCTGCTCCAGCGCACGCTCAAGCTGCCCACCGTCCGGCGCCGTGACGCCAAGATCGACTACCTGGGCGCGTTCCTGCTGGTCGCCGGTGTCTGCGCCCTGCTGATCTGGGTGTCGCTGGCCGGCAACAGCTTCGACTGGGCGTCCTGGCAGACCGCCGCGCTCACCGGTGGCGGTGTGCTCCTGCTCGCCGCCGCGGTCTGGGTCGAGGCGCGGGTGCCGGAACCGATCATCCCGCTCACGATCTTCCGCAACCGCACCGTCACCCTCACCACCGTCGCCAGCCTGCTGGTCGGCGTGGCCATGTTCGGCGGCACGGTCTTCCTGTCGCAGTACTTCCAGGTGTCCCTCGGCAAGTCGCCGACCGTCGCGGGCCTGATGAGCCTGCCGATGATCCTCGGCCTGCTGGTCTCCTCCACCATCGCGGGCCAGATCATCAGCGCCACCGGCCGGTGGAAGGTGTACCTGGTGGCCGGCGCGGTCGTGATGGCGGCCGGGCTCGCGCTGCTCTCCACCATCGACGCGGACACCGGCTTCGGGCTGCTCAGCCTGTACATGGCCGTGCTCGGCATCGGTGTGGGTCTGCTGATGCAGAACCTCGTGCTCGCCGCGCAGAACGACGTCCCCGCGGCGGAGCTGGGCGCGGCGACCTCCGTGCTGTCGTTCTTCCGCAGCATGGGCGGGACCGTCGGCACCAGTGTGCTCGGCGCGATCCTGGCCAACCGGGTCGCCAGTGAGATGACCAAGGGCTTCGAGGAGGGCGGGATGGCCACCGCCGGCGGCGGGGCCGCCGGGCACGGGGCCGTCCCGGACATGTCGACCCTGCCCGAGCCGGTGCGCGCCGTCGTGGAGCACGCGTACGGGGTGGCCACCGCCGACCTGTTCCTGATCGCGACGCCGTTCGCGCTGCTGGCGCTGGTCGCGGTGGTGTTCATCAAGGAGAAGCCGCTGAAGACCACCAGCGGCATGGAGCGCCTCGCGGAGGAGGCGGCGGCCGCGGGCACCCCGGCCGCCGATGCCGCCGTCGCGGAGCCGGCCGCCGCCGGGACCGGGCCGCGCGAGGGCGGACCGGGCGCCGGCGGCACCGAGGCCGCCCGGGTCGGCTGACCCGGACCGCTCACGGGCGCCGGGTGTCTCCTGCCGGCAGGAGACACCCGGCGCCGTCGTATCCGCGGCGCCGGGGCGACAGGGGGGACAGGGGACGACGGCGCACCGCAGCGGGCCGGAGCGGGCCGGGGACGACGCGGTGCACGGCGGGCTGGAGCGGTACGGGCGCACGGCCGCACCGCGGTGCGCCAATGCGGGCCGGGGACGACGGTGCACGGCGGGGCGGAGCGGTACGGGCGCACGGCCGCACCGCGGTGCGCCAATGCGGGGCGGGCACACGGCCACGCCCGGCGGGCCGGTGCGGGCCGGGCACACCGCCCAGCACCGGCCCGTGCGCCGTTACGGCGCCATCTCGTACGTGCCCGAGAGGGACTCCACGCGCGCCCACACGCGTGCCGAGCGGTTCTCGTCGACGACCGGGCGGCGGACGGCGCCCAGCGCCCAGTCCTGCTGCGCGGCGGTGGCGGAGTCCTTGCCGTGGAGGTCGACGGCGTAGGCCGAGAAGTCGCGGACGAGCACGGCGAACAGCTCGTCGAGCACGTCCTCGTCGGTGCCCGTGGCGCCCGCCTGCTCCAGGACGAGCTGCCCGTGGACCACGAGGGCGAACAACTGGCCCACCGCCAGCAGCAGGTCGAGGTCGCGGCTCTGCTCCTCGCCGGGGGCGGCGGTGCGGACGAACTCGCACAGGGCGTCCGCCTGCTCGCGGAAGCGGGCGACGTTGGGCAGGTGCTTGTGGGCGTCGAAGGCCGGCCGCCAGTCGTGGAACCGGACCGAGCCCAGACCGCGCGCGGGGCCCTGGCGGAAGAGGAAGCCGTCGTCGGCGGCGTCGTGGCGGGTGGGCACCGGCGGGAACTCCGCGGGGTCCAGCAGGTGGTTGCGGAGGAACTTCAGGATCAGCGCCAGGTTGACGTGGACCGTCCCCTCCAGCTTGGGCAGGCCGCGGATCTCGACGGCGGCCTGGCCGAAGTAGGTGTCCTTCTCGAATCCCTTGGCGGCGATGACGTCCCAGAGGAGGTCGACGACCTTCTCCCCCTCGGTCGTCACCTTCATCTTCGTCATCGGGTTGAAGAGGAGGTAGCGCCGGTCGTCCGGCCCGGCGGTGCGGAAGTAGTCGACGGCGCGGTCGCTGAAGAGCTTCATCCCGGCGAGCCGCACATAGGCGTCCGTCAGCTCGCGCCGCACGTGCGGGAAGGCGGTGACGGGCCGGCCGTAGAGGATCCGGTTGTGGGCGTGGGTGACCGCCTCGTACATCGCGTGCTCGCAGATGCCGATGGAGGCGGTGCAGAGGTTGAACTTGCCGACGTTGACGGTGTTGAGCGCGGCGTCGAAGGCGGCCCGCCCGGTGTGCAGCACGTCCTGCGGCGCGACCGGGTAGTCCCGGAGGCGGAACTCGCTGACGTACTTGGAGGAGTCGACGACGTTCTTGACCAGGTGGTAGGCGTCGTGGCGGCTGTCGGCGGCGAAGAAGACGTAGCCGTCGGGGCCCTCCACATCGGTGCGGCGGCCGAAGACCGACACCAGGCCGGCCTTGTTGCCGTTGCCGATGTAGTACTTGGATCCGTTCGCCCGGAAGCCGCCCTCGCCGTCGGGCTCCAGCAGCATGTCCGTCGAGTAGATGTCGGCGCCGTGGGCCTTCTCCGACAGGCCGAAGGCGAACACCTCGCCCTGGGCGAGCAGGTCGGCGGCGCGGGCGCGGGCGGCCGCGTTGTCGCTCTGCCATACCGGCCCGAGGCCGAGGACGGTGACCTGCCAGGCGTACCAGTAGTCGAGGCCGTAGAAGCCGAGGATCTCGTTGAGGGCGGCGATCCTGGCGGTGTCCCAGCGCTTGTCCGGGTCGCCGGCCCCCTCGGCCTCGGGGGTGAGGAAGGTCGCGAACAGCCCCTCCCGGGCCGCGAAGTCGAGGAAGTCGCCCAGCCACGCGCGGGTGCGGTAGTCCTCGATCAGCCGCCGCTTGCCGCGGCTCTCGAACCAGTCGACCGTCGCGCGCAGCAGCCTGCGGGTCTCGGGGTCGAAGTGGGCCGGGTCGTAGGTGCGGGGGTTGAACAGCAGCGGGTCGCTCATGGTGCGGGCGCCTTCCGGACGGGGTCGGTCGTGGTCGGGGGGAAGTCGGGGGTGCGGGCGGGCGCTCAGCCGCCGGGCCCGAGCCGGCGCAGGGTGTCCAGGACGTCGTCGAGCCAGGCGGTCATCATCCGTTCGTAGGCGATGCCGCCGCGCAGCACGGCGTGCTGGAGCTCCCGTCCGGGGTCGGGCGCCGCGCCGGGCGGCCCCTCGCCGGTGCCGGGCGGGAAGTCGCGTGCCTGCCCCGCGAGATAGTGGGCGAGCTGGTCCTCGTGCATCCGGCGGTGGCGTTCGACCTCGGCGATCAGTCCGGCCGGCTCGTCGAACGCGGCACCGCGGATCTTGACGGCGATCTCGTGGCGCACGCTCTCCGGTTCGATCGGTTCGTGGAGCCAGCCCGCGAGGGCGGAGCGGCCGGCCGGCGACACCGAGTACTCCTTCTTGTCCGGCCGCCCCTGCTGTGCCACGTCGAGCACGTCGACCCAGCCGTCGGCGGCCATGCGCTTGAGGACGCGGTAGATCTGCTGGTGGGTGGCGGTCCAGAAGTAGCCGATGGACCGCTCGAAGCGCCGGGCCAGCTCGTAGCCGGAGCCGGGCTTCTCCAGCAGGGAGACGAGGATCGCGTGCTCGAGGGCCATGCCGCGATCCTGCTATGCAACTCGTTGCATAGACAAGGGAGGCCCCGGGCCTGAGACACGCTTCACACGACGACGCCCCGCCACGGCGGCCGGGGCACGGAGTGCGCCGGGCGTGGCGGGGCGGTCGGGGCCGGGGCGGGGCGGGCGGCCGTCCGGTCAGGAGGCGAGGGCGGCGCGGGCCGGTTCCGGGTCGGTCTCGGGGTCGGCGTCCGGACCGCCTTCCGGTCCGGAGGGCGGGTCGGTGAGCTGCTCGCGCACGTAGTTCCAGACCACCGCGATCAGCGCGGCGGCGGGGACGGCGAGCAGGCTGCCGACGATGCCGGCCAGGCTGCCGCCCAGGGTCACGGCGAGCAGGACCACACCGGCGTGGAGGCCCAGCCCGCGGCTCTGGATCATGGGCTGGAAGACGTTGCCCTCGAGCTGCTGCACCACGACGATGACGGCCAGCACGATCAGCGCGTCCGTCACACCGTTCGACACCAGCGCGATGAGCACGGCGACGAAGCCCGCGAACAGGGCGCCGATGATGGGCACGAACGCGCAGAGGAAGGTGAGCACGGCCAGCGGGAACACCAGCGGGACGTCCAGGACCCACAGTCCGATGCCGATGAGGACGGCGTCCAGCAGGCCGACCGCCGCCTGGGAGCGGACGAAGGCCCCCAGGGTGTCCCAGCCGCGCTCCGCCACGGTGGGGACGTCGGCCGCGAGGCGGCCGGGGAGCTGCCGGGCGAGCCACGGCAGGAAGCGGGGGCCGTCCTTGAGGAAGAAGAACATCAGGAAGAGCGCGAGG
This window contains:
- a CDS encoding MDR family MFS transporter → MTERQILQAMSGLMAGMFVAILAGTVVANALPRIIADLGASQSAYTWVVVSELLAMTATVPLWGKLSDLYNKKLLLQLSLGMFVVGSLLAGFSHGVELLIFSRVVQGIGAGGLTALAQVVMAAVIPPRRLGKYAGIFGAVFAVGTVAGPLIGGVMVDTSWLGWRWCFFIGVPFALLAIVLLQRTLKLPTVRRRDAKIDYLGAFLLVAGVCALLIWVSLAGNSFDWASWQTAALTGGGVLLLAAAVWVEARVPEPIIPLTIFRNRTVTLTTVASLLVGVAMFGGTVFLSQYFQVSLGKSPTVAGLMSLPMILGLLVSSTIAGQIISATGRWKVYLVAGAVVMAAGLALLSTIDADTGFGLLSLYMAVLGIGVGLLMQNLVLAAQNDVPAAELGAATSVLSFFRSMGGTVGTSVLGAILANRVASEMTKGFEEGGMATAGGGAAGHGAVPDMSTLPEPVRAVVEHAYGVATADLFLIATPFALLALVAVVFIKEKPLKTTSGMERLAEEAAAAGTPAADAAVAEPAAAGTGPREGGPGAGGTEAARVG
- a CDS encoding acyl-CoA dehydrogenase family protein — protein: MSDPLLFNPRTYDPAHFDPETRRLLRATVDWFESRGKRRLIEDYRTRAWLGDFLDFAAREGLFATFLTPEAEGAGDPDKRWDTARIAALNEILGFYGLDYWYAWQVTVLGLGPVWQSDNAAARARAADLLAQGEVFAFGLSEKAHGADIYSTDMLLEPDGEGGFRANGSKYYIGNGNKAGLVSVFGRRTDVEGPDGYVFFAADSRHDAYHLVKNVVDSSKYVSEFRLRDYPVAPQDVLHTGRAAFDAALNTVNVGKFNLCTASIGICEHAMYEAVTHAHNRILYGRPVTAFPHVRRELTDAYVRLAGMKLFSDRAVDYFRTAGPDDRRYLLFNPMTKMKVTTEGEKVVDLLWDVIAAKGFEKDTYFGQAAVEIRGLPKLEGTVHVNLALILKFLRNHLLDPAEFPPVPTRHDAADDGFLFRQGPARGLGSVRFHDWRPAFDAHKHLPNVARFREQADALCEFVRTAAPGEEQSRDLDLLLAVGQLFALVVHGQLVLEQAGATGTDEDVLDELFAVLVRDFSAYAVDLHGKDSATAAQQDWALGAVRRPVVDENRSARVWARVESLSGTYEMAP
- a CDS encoding PadR family transcriptional regulator, which produces MALEHAILVSLLEKPGSGYELARRFERSIGYFWTATHQQIYRVLKRMAADGWVDVLDVAQQGRPDKKEYSVSPAGRSALAGWLHEPIEPESVRHEIAVKIRGAAFDEPAGLIAEVERHRRMHEDQLAHYLAGQARDFPPGTGEGPPGAAPDPGRELQHAVLRGGIAYERMMTAWLDDVLDTLRRLGPGG
- a CDS encoding AI-2E family transporter; the encoded protein is MSASLSPARTRAALRASARISMEMLLVLVGTAVVLWLLGRMWSVVWPLVVGLLLTTLTWPFARFLRRHGWPPALAASVVTVLFLAVTAGAVALIAVPVASQSGELADGVVEGIQRVREWAAGPPLNIGDDQITTALDSATARLQDSVGSIFTTLATGVGTVVNGVVTAVLALFLMFFFLKDGPRFLPWLARQLPGRLAADVPTVAERGWDTLGAFVRSQAAVGLLDAVLIGIGLWVLDVPLVFPLAVLTFLCAFVPIIGALFAGFVAVLIALVSNGVTDALIVLAVIVVVQQLEGNVFQPMIQSRGLGLHAGVVLLAVTLGGSLAGIVGSLLAVPAAALIAVVWNYVREQLTDPPSGPEGGPDADPETDPEPARAALAS